Genomic DNA from Etheostoma cragini isolate CJK2018 chromosome 7, CSU_Ecrag_1.0, whole genome shotgun sequence:
CACTAGGTCTGTCACCATAACAAATGTTGCTGGACGATAAATTGTCCCAGAAATTATTGCGATAAATGAAAATACTGTCGTGGACTCAGAGATTGAATGcacttgaataaaaacaaaacacaaccaaaacagtaaataaaacagaaattaaaaaccatacaaaaattaatgaaatggatgtaaacaaaaTTGCACttcaaaaaatatgaatcactaGGCTCAGACATAAAAAGCGCCAGAGATGAAGCAGATGCCTTAATGGGCCATATGCAAAAAGCATTTATGTTCAAATAAAGCGAAAGTGAATTGCAGTCCAGTCTATGTCCACAGCAGGGTGTGCACCAAGGatgagagagtcagagagagagagagagagagagagagagagagagagaaagcacagTCGTTGAAATGAAGGCTTTTTGACAATCCTAAAGGGCAGCATCTCTTTAGCAATGAAGCGAACTACACGGTCTGTGAGAGCGCACCATGTTACCCTCTCCTGTTTGTGCGCCCCAGGGATTGTGTACTGTCGGGAAGACGGAGACGGCCCGTCAGCGACCTTTGTAGTTTTTCCCCAGCTCGGAGAACTGCAGCAGATCATTGTATTTTAGGTgcacatgcatgtttgttttgttgccgTGTTTAGTTGCTACTGTCTTACTACAAATGCAACATACCGGCTCTCTCAGGTTAAGTGGGTCACCGCGGCCATTCGGTTTGAATCCCAATTGCTCCCACACCGCACCTTccatccatctcttttttttaattcctccaACTCCTTCACTGGAGTTTTCTCCTAacgcatgtttgtgtgctgttgcacttcctagtgtgtgtgtgtgtgtgtgtgtgtgtgtgtgtaacaagcatagctgtgcataagcctagggcCATTTTATTAATACgctattaaaataacaatgaaatgctgcgctattgactttagactaTGGGCGCAAAGATAGGggtacagtggcttgcataagtttacacactcatgctaaagttgattaaaaaggtgaattaaaaaaaatcatcttattGCCTTAATCCAAATTGTATTTCTGaaggaataatgtattgtaaataaataaataaatgttcttccttaaaatacagggggcataagtatacacacccctctgttaaattcccatagaggaaGGCAAGTatgtattattaaaggccagttatttcagcatactatgcatcctgataaagttccctaggcctttggaattaaaatagccccccaaATTAGACCACGGACGCCCGTTTAATAAGATTTTGGCCCGGGACCATAGGagttttgcttttagatgttttattacagaaagtgtagGAAACTCTTACCAAAATAATCATGCATTTTATCATTGTGTTAATTATAGTTAGTGAAGATTTTCACTAGAGGTTCCTCCATTTTCCTGGGGACACCCTCAAGAACCCATGGGGGTCATTATGGGAACCACTGACATAAATAATGCAGCTAAACCAGACTGTTGCATTGGTCTAGGAACGGCCTTGCTGTATGATATGATATCTAGCAGAACTGCAGTATTGTAGCAGAACTGCAGTATTGTAGCCGGTACCTGCGCCCGGCTCCATTCATATGAATCTGCAGAGTAGCCTGAACCACGCAGGCCGATCTGAACCACCCTCTTGCAGTCCAGTAGCCCTTCCTCCACACAACGTCTGAAGGGAGTCCCATGTCCAATCTTCTCTCCCAAGACCACATCACTGGTGTCAGCATGAGCATCCACGTGGATCAGTCCCACAGGGCCATGCCTGGCAAATTATTACACAACAAGCTGAGTGAGGCAAGGACAACAGGGTGTGAAAAGGGTTAAGAAGTAGATAAAGTTAAGAGTTCAGGTGTATGTGGgcatacaacaacaaataatgtACAGTCATGCAAAAAGCCCCACGCTTTCACAGGGAGCAGAATAACATTACTAATTATAATAAtgctaaaacaacatttattggTTCTGGCTCCTTGAATGTGAGGAtttactgcttttcttttagttttattattatttgaaattgaatgtactttgggttttggactgttggtcataCAAAACATCAGACATCTCAAGagctattattttttacttttactcgtAGAATAAATGATGAATCAATTAATCTTGAAAGATAATTAAaggattaattgataatgaaaagaACCCTAAtctctttacatttttgttcaccGTGGAAACAAGGTAAACGTCATGTCTACTGACCATATAATATAGAGCGTGTTTTGACCCTGGCAATGGACTTACTTCTCAgcaacagcttgcaggattggATATGCTATTGTGTGATCGCCACCTGCAGACACCAACAACAAACATGAACAACAGTTTATAAGGCTATTTAAATGGCTACTAAATGTACTAAAATAGCAACAAAATAAACTATGACAGATAAATAGATAATTGTCTTGTTACACAGACTCAGCAGAGTACACAATAAATAACAAGCAAGAATAAGATAATATGTCTAATCTAAAACCTATAATAAATAGAACGCATAGTTAAAAAGCAAGCAGCAGTTAAAAGATTAGTGAATCAGTAAGCAAAAAAGTGCATTGGGCAGACTTAAGTCTGTGGGTTGATTAGCCTCAAAGCCTCTGGGAAGAAGCTGCACTTTAGCCTTGTTGTTCTGGCTTTCAGGCTCCGCAGCTACCTTCAtagtctctcattgccagaccctcctccacagcgctgcgcaggagggtctggctagtttcacacagcattccgggatgggagaaaaacgtgctggTTTATTGGCAAAAATCAAAATTGTCATGGGTGGCGCTacgcgccggacggagccacggtgccgctgcaaaatagtcttgagaaggaacttgttttggtggaacatgtgtatgttcaaaaatagttttgcaacagaaaactcagattggacagatagtctagctagctgtctggatttaccctgcagagatctgaggagcaggtaaccatagtcctcagaaatccacccgagttgagaatgccaacacaaaagaaGGGGGAGGTAACTGAAATCCGGCGTAATTCCCCGCGGTACCTGAACAATCTCGGAGGTGGAACGACACTGAAATTGACTGTCTGTCTgaggtggaaaaaaaataatatgtaaaCAGGTTTCTTTGTGATCCTCTAGTCACTCTCACCCATAGTCAGAGGAATACAGCCGGTAGCCAGGATCTTTCTGTAGGCCTCCCTGATGCGTTTGCAGGTGTCCTTCAGGTCATACACATTAACGTTGACGTCCCCAATATCCGCAACCATGAGGGACTCGTAAGGCGCTGCCCTGGTGCCACTGTTGTAAGATCTCAACATGGCAGATTCCACTCGGATCTGCCGGGGACCGAACCTGCGGTGTTGGAAGGAAGATCTTGTATTTCATTTCAGTGCTATAGAGCAGACTGGAACAGTTAggactgttaatattaacattGTATGTTTACTCAAGTAGCCTACAGGGGCGGAGCAGGGAGTTGGCTTCTGGGGCTCCAGCTCTAAATGTTGactaaaaagacagaaatcttttactactactacaacaatAATGACTATGGAGAAATCTAATATACTTGAGTATATGTTCTTTTGTTGCCCTAATATTTAAATCAGATTATTGAGCTGAGTCCCTAATGCTTACTACATCTGGCTACACTCCTGCTCACGTAGGCTACACTACTTAAGTACTGCTTTGAGGTACTTGTAATTttcttgagtatttccatttaatgacactttgacagcactacaaatgagaggaaaatattctactttttccTACTTTACATTTATATAACAGCAATACTTAGCTTACGTGTTACTTTTCAGGTAAAGCCTTAACAAACATATGATGACTTTATACAACAGTAAGCACTGGTTTAAACTACCAAGCAGTATTTTGTTGCATAAGTTGTTGTCTTTATCTTGACaataatatgataaatataGCACTCTAAATGTTACCCATTGACCCTTTTTGCAGGCACTACATGGCCATCAGCAACAGGTAGCAGCAGAGCACCCCCNNNNNNNNNNcccccccccccctcctcctcccaccttGCTCCGGGTCGGTTGGAGGTCCCGGTGTCAATAGGGACCCCGATAAACGCCGCGTCCAGCCCGTCCGCCGTCTCCTGGAAAGGTAACTTGGCCATGGTGGGGATCCCCGACACCCGGGCCACAAACTCGGCGCTCGGCGGCACATTGTACCTTTTCCCCGAGCACTCTCTGCTGGAGGGTCTGCTCAGACGTCGTCTGTCGCGGTAAAGAGACGAAGTTGGACGAGGCAGAAAGAATAAGTCCGCTGCAGTCCCACCGTACACGCCAGGAAGTTTAACGGTTctccaaaatgaaaacatacttGCTTTGAGTTCTGAGTTTGATGTCGCGCGGCGTGCGTTGAGTGACACAGAACTCCTGCTACTACTTTAAGTGTTTCCTAGTGGGCTCGGAAAATTCAGCATTAGCCGTAGCCGAACTGGACAGGATATGACCATAAGTAGGCTTCACCATGATAGGCTTTACGCTGCTGTGTTAAATGCACCATCAAACCAAATAAGGGTCATTCGTATTTGAGCTGTAAAATCGTGTGAAACGTTTTGTGCACACAAATCTAGTGTCACTTGTGTCAAATGGTTTTGCCGCTGTAATGTTGCACGTTTAAAAGCAGAGGTGTCTAAATTCTTTATGAAGGGCCAAAATGTTTCTGAATGGAAGGCAACGGgccaaaaagaaatgttgatgttgtggAACACCGTAATTCTTGCTATTCTCCGTAGACAAAACATGCGTATGTAATGTAAATGGGACGTTTAACAGCACGCTGGTTACGTTGCCGTTAAATCGTTTCGTAGTCATtacttttaaaaggaaaataagcaTGAGCATGTCAAATCCATGGCAGGCCAGAACAAAGAGCAAACCTTGCCCGCGGGCCCCAAATTGGGCAGccttgtttaaaaatgttgtactGCGCACATATATAATTTGCATGTGAAAAACGTTTGTGTTGTACTATTTAGTGCATGTGTAATAAAAATATGTGGAAGAATATTATCACCATCTGTTTCCTATCTGTGTGTCCAACCTTGAAGTTACAAGCAACACAATAcgatatatttatttttttaatgtatggtTACAAGCATATGCGCGAAGATTCTCTAAATCTACCCTATTTGTCTAAATCCTACACCGTTCAGATGTACACGCTTCTGTTCGCTTTTAGGATGGCGAAGGTATGTCCcaccctactctgcctctgattggcccACCATTATACTCTCGCCCAACCCTAACCAATCCCACTCCTCATGCCTAAAGCCTAACTAAATCCACCCAATGGGGACAACGAGAAGGTCTAGgctactagccaatcagagtctgAGTAGGGCGGGTCAAGCCTTCGCCGTCCTAGGAAACGCAGATTTGCGAAAGTTGCGGCAAACGGAGGAGGGTTTGTACATGTGCGCACTTCACCTGTCCTCCTCAAGAGGCAGAGCTAGTGCGGTACATCAGCAGATCCGCAGCAGACCCCGCACACCTCGGACGCAAACACTCCCCAGACTTGTCTCATTACATTGCATAATAGCGACAAGCCATCATGGTAAGTGCGGTTTTGAAtgccatttttaacatgttattcCCATATGTATTGTTTATCGATGTTGTTAGGCCTAGGAGGCTAAAGGCTAGGCCTAGGGCTATTGAAAGGGATGGGGAGGAAAAATTGGTCATCTGTGAGATTTGCCTTTTGTTGTCTCGCCATATTCTGCAGCCCATTTAAATAGGTATATTGGCAATATTCTAGCTGTCAGACTAAAAAAAGTGTGTCGTTTTCACGTATGCATTCCTGCACGACTCACGCCTTAATCCTTCTCTGAGGTTTCTCCTCTAAATCTTCTTAGATCTGCTTGACTACATGGTTGCACATCAGCTTTTATCCCGGCtttctggatgtttttacaatataaaaCAGCTTCTATATAGGCTAGGTCTACATTTATGTTACATCCAGTCAGTGCTCTTTGTTCTGAAGACAATTTTTATGTGAGatgaaaaaacatctttcacaGTCTTTGTGTGTAGCCTATTagatattatttatataattattatctGTAAGCCTACTTgaaggaaataaatgaaatagaaatgatGAATGACACATGATGTCAGTGAGAATGTAGCATTTTAAAGAGACAGCTCTGATCGTGTCTGACCTAGATAATCCTCTCCCAACAGTCGCTAATCCTTTGCGCAGTCGCAGTAGCAGCCTTTTGTCGCAGCAGAAAATGGATGGATTCATGTAAAATGAATGGTACACTGAACCTCAGTCAGACATGATATCACTGATAAAACCtggtttaacaataaaaatatttttttatagaagAAGAATTATTCAAATTGGGCCTAGTTTGTGCTGATCTGTAGGTTCTCTTAAAAAATAATCctctattctattttttttttttacagcaatgGTTGTGGTTTCCTTTGTCAGCACTGCAATGATTCAACATTATTTAATCCAAATCTTCTCTCCCATTCCCTTCCCTTCCcatcccctccccccaccccaccccaccctaGCGTGAGTGTATCTCCATCCATGTCGGTCAGGCCGGAGTCCAGATTGGCAACGCCTGCTGGGAGCTTTATTGCCTGGAACATGGGATCCAGCCTGATGGGCAGATGCCCAGTGACAAAGCCATCGGAGGAGGAGACGATTCCTTCAACACCTTCTTCAGTGAGACCGGAGCTGGAAAGCACGTCCCCAGGGCTgtttttgtggatctggagccCACTGTCATCGGTAAATTCTCattatagataaatagatattaCATATGCACAATCAGGGGCGGATGCAGGATTTTTGGGATGCCAGGGAGGGACAATCATATGTCAGGGGGAGCCAGTGCATCCCCGTGTCACTCTTCTAGCCCCGCCCAAATGcacaataaatcttttttttttttaaatcgtcaTGGCGTTGTCAACTGGCACAGTAAACACATTGCGAAAGGCTGCGACTTATCACAAACAACACTTACACTTTgttgtgttagtgtgttaaaactacagttaaaaaaaatgtaaccaatttgtttttttgtgctgcctttaatgttcaattcaatgaaatttgttcaataaaagactGTTGGAaattttttcctttcatttgttttaaatttaacaagcaACGTGTTGTATTTTAggagaatactgaaagcagcaggatGCAGAACTGAGTGCAATTTAGTATCTGTTAATGTTCATCAAATTATCTCATATCgcacattttcctcatatcgtgcagcccttaATCTTATCTAACATAGTTTGGTCTTCATTTAATTGAGTCCAACCCTTAGTTTATTTCTCATTGGATGTGTTTTAGATGAGGTGCGCACCGGGACCTACCGCCAGCTGTTCCACCCTGAGCAGCTGATCACCGGGAAGGAGGATGCTGCCAACAACTACGCCCGCGGACACTACACCATCGGCAAAGAGATCATCGACCTGGTGCTGGACCGGATCCGCAAACTGGTGGGGAACTAATATCAGGAGGGATATTTTCATAATTATGAgctcaaatatttaaatgaaatgacatAAGTATATCACAGGGGGTATCCCTGCAATTATAAGTCTAAGGTGCAgcgattaattgcacagcccaaGGTTCCTCCcccagttttattatttatgtatttaattattatctgctctagcttttacTATGTTTAAGACGATTTTTTCCACAAGCAAAATACGTGCATCTTAGACTTCCAGTAACAGGGAGAACACTGCATCATGTGACCACTGGTTCTCCCCCTCTGTCCCCAGGCCGACCAGTGCACCGGCCTTCAGGGCTTCCTGGTCTTCCACAGCTTCGGAGGTGGCACCGGTTCTGGTTTCACCTCCCTGCTGATGGAGCGCCTGTCTGTTGACTACGGCAAGAAGTCCAAGCTGGAGTTCTCCATCTACCCAGCTCCCCAGGTGTCCACTGCTGTGGTGGAGCCCTACAACGCCATCCTGACCACCCACACCACCCTGGAGCACTCTGACTGTGCCTTCATGGTGGACAACGAGGCCATCTACGATATCTGCCGTAGGAACCTCGATATCGAGCGTCCCACTTACACCAACCTGAACAGGTTGATCAGTCAGATAGTGTCCTCCATCACTGCCTCCCTTCGTTTTGACGGTGCCCTCAATGTTGATCTGACAGAGTTCCAAACCAATTTGGTGCCATATCCCCGTATCCACTTCCCTCTGGCCACCTATGCCCCTGTCATCTCTGCTGAGAAGGCTTACCATGAGCAGCTCTCTGTGTCAGAAATCACCAACGCCTGCTTTgagccagccaatcagatggtGAAATGCGACCCTCGCCACGGCAAATACATGGCCTGCTGCCTGCTGTTCCGTGGCGACGTGGTTCCCAAAGATGTGAATGCGGCCATCGCCACCATTAAAACCAAACGCTCCATCCAGTTTGTGGACTGGTGCCCCACTGGTTTCAAGGTGGGCATCAACTACCAGCCGCCCACTGTAGTTCCTGGTGGAGACCTGGCCAAGGTCCAGAGGGCCGTGTGCATGCTGAGCAACACCACTGCTATTGCAGAGGCCTGGGCTCGGCTTGACCACAAGTTTGATCTGATGTACGCTAAGCGTGCCTTCGTCCACTGGTATGTGGGTgaggggatggaggagggagagtTCTCCGAGGCCAGAGAGGACATGGCCGCTCTGGAGAAGGATTACGAGGAGGTTGGAGTCGACTCTATTGAGggtgagggagaggaggaaggagaggagtaTTAAAGGAACACAAAAGCACCAGTTAAACATAAGCACAGAACTGTTCGTCTATTCATTACCAGCTTCGTTATGTTCAGAGTAAAATTCTGGCTCTGTCCTAAATAAAATTCCTGTAATGTGaagttgtttgtgttatttattgaaCCTTTTTGTGAATACTAAAGAATAAACTATAAGTTGCAGGTGTCATTTTATAATCTTAAAATACTAAATCCTATACCTTTGGATGTCATCAGATGAATTGTAGAGATGTTTGAGAAATAGCTGCGcaccaaaaaaaactacattacatGTCAGGTTTGGTAGAATATACAGTGTTTGAGTTCTTCTTAATATGTGCTTATTTTTAAACTGGCCAGCGTATTTGAGCTAAACAGAATAACATCTCTGTCAGAAGGGAAAcctaacacccccccccccctttaccaAATTATCTCAATGCGTATGCAACTATCTAATTAATCTTAATTCACTTAACTTGCAGAGATATAACCTTAGAAACAAGAGGTGGTTAAATAAATGGATTATGCATCCATGCtccttttcagacttttattcTTAAACAGCGGAAGaaatttacatacagtatatccaaaGTACTTCTCACCATCTTTAGTATTAAAATGTACACTCTTTATCTTGCATCCCCTATTGTCCACACTTATATTTAATAATGTTATGTAGCCAAAATCAGATCATAGTGAAGAGTAACATCACTATtcaaatcatctttttttcaaataatttacCAGAATATGATAGATACTATAGATAAGCTGGCAACAAACACCGATAACCCATAACAAGTGCAAGAGCGAGTGCAAACATGGACATAAAGTGCGAAAccacatgaacaaaaacacattaatatcgGTCAATAAACTGCATGATCCATGCCATCTACCATATTGGGATAACTGTAGAAACATGTTGTTGGGGAGGATTTTTCAATAATTACGTTGCACATGTTGTGTGTAAGTGATTGTCTGGCTCACACCCTTACACAGACCCCCAACCTGTTTTAAGCCAACAGTTTGGACAAAGTAAGGCTGCCTGTTACCTTGGTACATGTATAACGGTTACCCTACACAGTAGGGTCCAGTTTGCACTTTTTACTCTATGGCAAAATAACGTGCATCGGCCTTCATCTTTATCAGTCCAAAACGTCTACACAGACCAACTTAAATCAAACCCACAGGGAACAACAACTGCAGTGTGGGGTCTTTCTTAGAAATTATATGTAAAGTGCATCAGAGCTTGTGAAAGTAAATATCTACTCTTATAAACAAATACCAGCAGCCACTGGTACCTTGCATTTTGGGGCCAATTGAGTAGTTTGTGTCTGACAAACAACACTCATTTAGGGATAACTTTATCCtagaaaacacagagaaaccAAGGTCTTTTTTCCACTAACAGTAGCCTGTATAGTCTGTGATGCCACACACCCACAAGACATGTTGCATTTAGCATAAAGGGGCACTAGTAGCACTTTAGAATTAACTCCAGCTAATACTGTGGTGACGCTGAGTTTGTGAGAACACATGATCAAGAATTTTAGTAGCAATAGACTATTGTAGGGGTGGATTACACCATGTGATAATTCACGATAACTGCTGGAATACACTGAT
This window encodes:
- the LOC117947118 gene encoding tubulin alpha chain, with product MRECISIHVGQAGVQIGNACWELYCLEHGIQPDGQMPSDKAIGGGDDSFNTFFSETGAGKHVPRAVFVDLEPTVIDEVRTGTYRQLFHPEQLITGKEDAANNYARGHYTIGKEIIDLVLDRIRKLADQCTGLQGFLVFHSFGGGTGSGFTSLLMERLSVDYGKKSKLEFSIYPAPQVSTAVVEPYNAILTTHTTLEHSDCAFMVDNEAIYDICRRNLDIERPTYTNLNRLISQIVSSITASLRFDGALNVDLTEFQTNLVPYPRIHFPLATYAPVISAEKAYHEQLSVSEITNACFEPANQMVKCDPRHGKYMACCLLFRGDVVPKDVNAAIATIKTKRSIQFVDWCPTGFKVGINYQPPTVVPGGDLAKVQRAVCMLSNTTAIAEAWARLDHKFDLMYAKRAFVHWYVGEGMEEGEFSEAREDMAALEKDYEEVGVDSIEGEGEEEGEEY
- the agmat gene encoding agmatinase, mitochondrial; translated protein: MFSFWRTVKLPGVYGGTAADLFFLPRPTSSLYRDRRRLSRPSSRECSGKRYNVPPSAEFVARVSGIPTMAKLPFQETADGLDAAFIGVPIDTGTSNRPGARFGPRQIRVESAMLRSYNSGTRAAPYESLMVADIGDVNVNVYDLKDTCKRIREAYRKILATGCIPLTMGGDHTIAYPILQAVAEKHGPVGLIHVDAHADTSDVVLGEKIGHGTPFRRCVEEGLLDCKRVVQIGLRGSGYSADSYEWSRAQGFRVVQAEECWFKSLAPVMAEVRNQMGGGAVYLSFDIDALDPGFAPGTGTPEIAGLTPIQGVEIIRGCRGLNLVGCDLVEVSPPYDTTGNTALTGANLLFEMLCVLPKMKYY